Proteins from one Chitinophaga oryzae genomic window:
- a CDS encoding porin family protein has product MKKLFLAVAMLAMTAVTTTVSAQKLLRFGIKGGANLGKLDGSGFQDGFKLGYHLGGFAQLNLAKGFGVQGEVIFSSTKTETTDKFSDIYEGVSTSDNRKKVNLNYLSIPLLANIDLGTPRLKLQVGPQFGAMVSDRKVFGAANTAFKGGEISGVAGLWLQLPIVNVSARYIIGFNDVKGIESVTNTSNWKNQSIQLGVGVTL; this is encoded by the coding sequence ATGAAAAAACTGTTTCTCGCCGTTGCCATGCTCGCAATGACCGCTGTTACCACCACTGTCAGCGCACAGAAATTACTGCGCTTTGGTATTAAAGGTGGCGCCAACCTTGGAAAACTGGATGGTTCCGGATTTCAGGACGGATTCAAATTAGGCTACCATCTTGGTGGTTTCGCACAGTTAAACCTGGCTAAAGGTTTTGGTGTGCAGGGTGAAGTGATCTTTTCATCAACCAAAACAGAGACCACCGATAAATTCAGCGATATCTACGAAGGAGTAAGCACCTCCGACAACCGTAAAAAAGTTAATCTGAACTACCTGAGCATTCCGTTGCTCGCAAATATTGATCTTGGTACTCCCCGTCTGAAACTGCAGGTAGGTCCTCAGTTCGGCGCCATGGTGAGCGACAGGAAAGTTTTTGGTGCTGCCAATACTGCCTTTAAAGGTGGTGAAATTTCCGGCGTGGCCGGTCTGTGGCTGCAGCTGCCTATCGTGAATGTCAGCGCCCGTTACATCATTGGCTTCAATGACGTAAAAGGCATCGAAAGCGTTACCAACACCAGCAACTGGAAAAACCAGAGCATCCAGCTGGGTGTGGGTGTAACCCTGTAG